The following DNA comes from Streptococcus pasteurianus.
CTTGATTTTGAACCTTTGTGGTTATCTGTTTTTGGACGACGCTTTTCTTTACCAGAACGGTCTTTGCGTGATTTTTTAACTTTCTCTACCACATCATACTCACTTGGAATGTATTCAAAGTCAATATCGCCAGTTTCTTTATCAGCACGTGTTAATTTGATTTTAATCGGTTGACCAACACGAAAAACTTTTCCTGATTTTTCACCTTGAAGGGTCAATGTACGTTCGTTATAATTGTAAAATTCTGGCAGAGTTGTGATGTGAACAAGTCCTTCGATTGTATTTGGCAATTCGATGAACATCCCAAATTTCACGACACTAGCAACCACACCGTCAAATTCCTGACCAACGTATTCTTCCATGTATTCGGCTTTTTTCATGGCTTCAACGACACGTTCAGCATCAATAGCACGACGTTCAAGGGTTGAAGATGACGTTGCCAATTCTGGAATCACATTTCTAAAGTGTTCGATTTTCTCATCAGTGAGTTGTGTGTATTCGCGAATCATGCGGTGAACAAGCAAATCAGGATAACGACGAATTGGACTTGTGAAGTGAGTATAGTACTCCGCAGCCAAACCATAGTGTCCGTGATTATGTTCAGAATAACGTGCTTGTTGCATTGAACGAAGAAGCATCATGTTTAACACTTCTGCGCCTGGTTTACCTTCTACTTTTGCCATGAAATCTTGCAAAGCTTGTTGAGTGATTTTGTTAGCTGTACCATGGATTTGAACGCCAAAAATGCTAGCATAATCAAGGAATTTTTGTAATTTTTCAGCTTTTGGTTCTTCATGGATACGGTAAATAAATGGCAATTTACGTTTTGCAAAATGCTCTGCAACTGTTTCATTAGCTGCTAACATGAAAGATTCAATCATGCGTTCAGCAATACCACGTTGACGAAGCACAATATCAACTGGCATTCCTTTATCATTAACAATAATCTTGGCTTCGCTCGTATCAAAGTTAAGAGCACCGCGGCGCATGCGCATGGTTTCAAGAATATTGTGAAGAGCAGTCATATGATGAATAGAGTCAACGATTGGTTGATATTGCTCAATCAATTCTTCATCACCAGCAATAATGTCATTGACATTGCTGTAAGTCATACGGAAAGTTGTCTTAATGACTGATTGACAAATTTGGTGATTAACAACGTGACCATTGCAGTCAATTTCCATTAAACATGATTGTGTCAAACGGTCAACATTAGGATTTAACGAACAAATACCATTTGACAAACGTTCAGGCAGCATTGGAACTACACGGTCAGTCACATAAACTGATGTCCCACGAGCAACAGCTTCACGATTAAGCGCAGAGCCTTCTGTGACATAGTATGAAACGTCCGCAATATGAACACCGAGCTCAAAATTACCATTGCTGAGCAATTTAATATGAACAGCATCATCTAGGTCTTTGGCATCTGCACCATCAATGGTAAAGGTGATTTCATTACGTAAATCAACACGCCCAACCATGTCTTTCTCAGACGGCGCATCTGAAACTGCATTAGCTTCAGCCATAACATCTTCTGGAAATTCTGATTTGATGTCCATTGATTCAAGGACTTCAAGCACATCAATACCAACATCACCTTGGTGTCCAACGATGTCACGCACATGACCAACAAAATAATCATAGCCTCGTGTTGGGTATTTATCAATGTCAACCTTGATAATCTCAGTGCCGTCAAGCAGAACAGGCTCTTTCTTGATATAAATCTTTTGTTGAATTTTTTGATTTTTGGATTTAATGTAACCAGCGTATTTTGGTTTTTCGTCATCAAGAATAAATTTCCCAACAACCGTTTTTAAGCTACGCTCAACAATGCCGACAATGCGAACCTCAGCAGCTGTACCTTTCAAGTGATTAGCTGGCTTTTTAACAACCGCTTCAACCGTATCTCCGTCAACCGCATGACCAACGTCATTACGTCCGACAAACATGTCATCTTCATTTTCGTCAACCGCTAAAAAACCAAAACCAGCTTTGTTAGCACGAAAAACACCCGTAACGGTGATTTCTTTTTTCTTCTCTATTTTTTTACGAAGAGCAAGGTTCCCATAGTCATCAAAACGCAGTTTTCCTTGGCTTTCCAATTTTGAAATCTCTTTGATAAGCTTTGGAAATTTTTCAGCGCCAGCCATGTCTAGCCCAGCAGCCAATTCATTAATATTGACTTTTCCATGCTCCCCTAAATAAGCAATAATTTTTTCGTTCATAATTTGTGATTGTAAGTATTCCTAGTAAAAATCAGACATAAAATGCCTAGCTAGGCTTAACTCAATAATTTTCCTCTCGTATTCTACTTCATTCTAATAGGTCGTAAACAAGACTTTTACGACTTCATAATAAAAAATGAGCTGAGTGACCAGCCCATGAATTTTCGTACAAAATTCAAGATGCGCAGCCAACGTAAGCCACTATTTAGCCTCGTTAGTTGCTATCTATTTACTTGATAAAATCGCTAGCGCCAAAGCAATTGCTAGCCAAAAGAAAACTAGAACTGCTGTAAAACGTTGCATAAACGCTTCGAAGCCACGCGCTTTAGTACGTTCAAACAAAGCTTCTGAACCGCTGTTATCAAATACATTGCCACTTGGATTTTTTTGTGGTTGCAAGAAAATAGCAATTACAATAATAACAGATAATACCAGCAAAGTTGTCAGTAGTATATTGTACATCTTTTTCACTAAGAACGCGTCAGAAAGTTATTTTCAAATCAATTGAGTTGGTCATGATTTGGCACTTTCAGTCTGAGTTCTATTCCTTTCCTACACTATGGTCTTGATTATTCTAACATAAAAATCCCTAAGATTCAATATGTAAGGTCACTTTTCGCTCTTTCGGACAATATTTTAAACCTTGAATACGCTCTGGATGAGTTGTTTTATTTTTACTTGTCAAATAATTCTTACTGCCACAACTGCTACATTCTAAATTAATCTTTACTCTCACACAATTTCCTTAACTTTCAAGTATTTTCTAAAATTGATAAGGCTCCAAACAAAGTTTATAAAGACGATAAGACTAGTCACATAGAAAACCGAACGGTATCCCAAATCAGTTGCGATTGCTGACCCAATAAAAGGTCCAATAACTTGTCCTATATTCATAAACATTTGATTATAACTAAAAATACGTGAAATTCCCTCGCGTGGTGTGATTTTAGTCAACAATGAATTAATACTCGGCATCAATGCACCCGTACCAAAACCGTACAAAAAGCGGACAATGCCTAATTGTAATGAATTTTGAGCAAGGGCGCAAAGCACATACATACTAAAGCTATAAAACAGAGCAATCAAAAGTAATCTATGATTACCTATTCTATCACCAATTTTCCCAAGAGTCGAGCTTGAGAGCATGCTTGAAAATCCTAGTGCAGACACAATCAAACCCGAGACAAACATCAAGTTCTCCGTTTGACCCAGATGACGAATATACAAGGTCAAAATTGGAGCAATAGATTGTGCTGATACTTGGAT
Coding sequences within:
- the rpmG gene encoding 50S ribosomal protein L33, which codes for MRVKINLECSSCGSKNYLTSKNKTTHPERIQGLKYCPKERKVTLHIES
- the rnr gene encoding ribonuclease R; this translates as MNEKIIAYLGEHGKVNINELAAGLDMAGAEKFPKLIKEISKLESQGKLRFDDYGNLALRKKIEKKKEITVTGVFRANKAGFGFLAVDENEDDMFVGRNDVGHAVDGDTVEAVVKKPANHLKGTAAEVRIVGIVERSLKTVVGKFILDDEKPKYAGYIKSKNQKIQQKIYIKKEPVLLDGTEIIKVDIDKYPTRGYDYFVGHVRDIVGHQGDVGIDVLEVLESMDIKSEFPEDVMAEANAVSDAPSEKDMVGRVDLRNEITFTIDGADAKDLDDAVHIKLLSNGNFELGVHIADVSYYVTEGSALNREAVARGTSVYVTDRVVPMLPERLSNGICSLNPNVDRLTQSCLMEIDCNGHVVNHQICQSVIKTTFRMTYSNVNDIIAGDEELIEQYQPIVDSIHHMTALHNILETMRMRRGALNFDTSEAKIIVNDKGMPVDIVLRQRGIAERMIESFMLAANETVAEHFAKRKLPFIYRIHEEPKAEKLQKFLDYASIFGVQIHGTANKITQQALQDFMAKVEGKPGAEVLNMMLLRSMQQARYSEHNHGHYGLAAEYYTHFTSPIRRYPDLLVHRMIREYTQLTDEKIEHFRNVIPELATSSSTLERRAIDAERVVEAMKKAEYMEEYVGQEFDGVVASVVKFGMFIELPNTIEGLVHITTLPEFYNYNERTLTLQGEKSGKVFRVGQPIKIKLTRADKETGDIDFEYIPSEYDVVEKVKKSRKDRSGKEKRRPKTDNHKGSKSSKPRNRKSSTSTSKKSGKKPFYKEVAKKKSRKAKK
- the secG gene encoding preprotein translocase subunit SecG, yielding MYNILLTTLLVLSVIIVIAIFLQPQKNPSGNVFDNSGSEALFERTKARGFEAFMQRFTAVLVFFWLAIALALAILSSK